In Micromonospora sp. LH3U1, one genomic interval encodes:
- a CDS encoding NADH-quinone oxidoreductase subunit C: protein MTPEEVGARLVALLAPVEATPSVSGGQKFARATVDVPPESWVTAVRAARDDAALACDFFDWLSAVDELAEGFDVVAHLWSTRLRHGVLLRTRLSRGTPTVASVVDVYPGAAWHERETHEMFGIDFAGHGELLPLLLPPEFEGHPLRKEFVLASRVAKPWPGAKEPGESEAGGGRRPIRPPGVPAPGEWGTTPTPAGAGGVGEGPRGGTPARPAGERPARPAPGARPARTPRPAAAEDGPAVPEQPAPGPVADPPARGDRTDDDGGTT, encoded by the coding sequence ATGACTCCCGAAGAGGTCGGCGCTCGGCTGGTCGCGCTGCTCGCGCCGGTTGAGGCGACCCCGTCGGTCTCCGGCGGGCAAAAATTCGCCCGTGCCACCGTCGATGTGCCGCCGGAGAGCTGGGTGACCGCTGTTCGTGCCGCCCGCGACGACGCCGCCTTGGCCTGCGACTTCTTCGACTGGCTCTCCGCGGTGGACGAGCTGGCTGAGGGCTTCGACGTGGTGGCGCACCTCTGGTCGACGCGGCTGCGACACGGTGTGCTGCTGCGTACCCGGTTGTCGCGCGGCACGCCCACGGTCGCCTCGGTGGTCGACGTCTACCCGGGTGCCGCCTGGCACGAGCGGGAGACGCACGAGATGTTCGGCATCGACTTCGCTGGCCACGGGGAGCTGCTGCCGCTGTTGCTGCCGCCGGAGTTCGAGGGCCACCCGCTGCGTAAGGAGTTCGTGCTCGCCTCCCGGGTGGCCAAGCCCTGGCCGGGTGCGAAGGAGCCGGGCGAGTCGGAGGCCGGCGGCGGGCGCCGACCGATCCGCCCGCCGGGCGTTCCCGCTCCGGGCGAGTGGGGGACCACGCCCACCCCGGCCGGCGCGGGTGGCGTGGGCGAGGGCCCGCGCGGCGGCACCCCGGCCAGGCCGGCCGGTGAGCGCCCGGCGCGGCCCGCCCCGGGGGCCCGTCCGGCGCGTACTCCCCGGCCTGCCGCAGCCGAAGACGGCCCGGCCGTACCCGAGCAGCCCGCGCCCGGCCCGGTCGCGGACCCGCCGGCCCGCGGTGACCGCACCGACGACGACGGGGGTACGACCTGA
- a CDS encoding complex I subunit 1/NuoH family protein, translated as MPLWVELVLRVGGVLVAFLTLPLLVGQTEHKVMAHMQGRLGPMYAGGFHGWAQLVADGVKFVQKEDVTPREADRAVFRLAPVVALVPYLLVLLVIPLGPNDLVGQPLDIGLFFVLAVVGVGVVAVLMSAWASANKYSLLGGLRGAAQLLGYELPLVLAAASVAMAAGTLSLSGIVEAWQPWWLLWQAPAMIIFFVAGLAEIRRPPFDMPVADSELVFGYMTEYTGLRFAFFLLAEYVGIVVIAALTTVLFLGGWQGPFADDQLGWLWTLLKIFAVSFVIIWLRVSYPRLREDQLQRLCWLVLVPASLGQLVLTAAVRIAL; from the coding sequence ATGCCGCTCTGGGTGGAGCTGGTGCTGCGGGTGGGCGGGGTGTTGGTCGCGTTCCTCACCCTGCCGTTGCTGGTGGGCCAGACCGAGCACAAGGTGATGGCGCACATGCAGGGCCGGCTCGGTCCGATGTACGCGGGCGGCTTCCACGGCTGGGCCCAGTTGGTCGCGGACGGGGTCAAGTTCGTGCAGAAGGAGGACGTGACCCCGCGTGAGGCGGACCGGGCGGTGTTCCGGCTGGCCCCGGTGGTGGCCCTGGTGCCCTATCTGCTGGTGCTGCTGGTCATCCCGCTCGGCCCGAACGACCTGGTCGGGCAACCGTTGGACATCGGCTTGTTCTTCGTGCTGGCCGTGGTCGGTGTCGGGGTCGTGGCGGTGCTGATGTCGGCGTGGGCGTCGGCAAACAAGTACAGCCTGCTCGGTGGGCTGCGTGGGGCCGCCCAGTTGCTCGGCTACGAGCTGCCGTTGGTGCTGGCCGCCGCCTCGGTGGCGATGGCGGCGGGCACGCTCAGCCTCTCCGGCATCGTCGAGGCGTGGCAACCGTGGTGGCTGCTCTGGCAGGCACCCGCGATGATCATCTTCTTCGTCGCGGGGCTGGCCGAGATCCGCCGGCCGCCGTTCGACATGCCGGTGGCCGACTCGGAGCTGGTCTTCGGCTACATGACCGAATACACCGGCCTGCGCTTCGCGTTCTTCCTGCTCGCCGAGTACGTCGGCATCGTGGTGATCGCCGCGCTGACCACGGTGTTGTTCCTCGGCGGGTGGCAGGGCCCGTTCGCCGACGACCAGCTGGGCTGGCTCTGGACACTGCTCAAGATCTTCGCCGTGTCCTTCGTGATCATCTGGCTCCGCGTGTCCTACCCCCGCTTGCGCGAAGACCAGTTGCAACGGCTCTGCTGGCTGGTGCTGGTGCCAGCGTCCCTAGGGCAACTAGTCCTAACGGCAGCAGTCCGCATAGCCCTGTAA